The following are from one region of the Escherichia sp. E4742 genome:
- the recR gene encoding recombination mediator RecR, giving the protein MQTSPLLTQLMEALRCLPGVGPKSAQRMAFTLLQRDRSGGMRLAQALTRAMSEIGHCADCRTFTEQEVCNICSNPRRQENGQICVVESPADIYAIEQTGQFSGRYFVLMGHLSPLDGIGPDDIGLDRLEQRLAAEKITEVILATNPTVEGEATANYIAELCAQYDVEASRIAHGVPVGGELEMVDGTTLSHSLAGRHKIRF; this is encoded by the coding sequence ATGCAAACCAGCCCGCTGTTAACACAGCTTATGGAAGCACTGCGCTGTCTGCCGGGCGTTGGCCCGAAGTCGGCGCAGCGTATGGCGTTCACGCTGCTTCAGCGCGATCGTAGCGGCGGGATGCGTCTGGCGCAGGCGCTCACCCGGGCGATGTCGGAAATCGGCCACTGCGCCGATTGTCGGACCTTCACTGAACAGGAAGTCTGTAACATCTGTTCGAATCCGCGTCGTCAGGAAAACGGTCAAATCTGCGTGGTGGAGAGTCCGGCGGACATCTACGCCATTGAGCAGACAGGGCAGTTTTCCGGTCGTTATTTTGTGTTGATGGGGCATCTGTCACCGCTGGACGGCATTGGCCCGGATGATATCGGACTTGATCGCCTGGAACAGCGTCTGGCGGCAGAAAAAATCACTGAAGTGATCCTCGCCACCAACCCGACGGTCGAAGGTGAAGCCACCGCTAACTACATTGCCGAGCTTTGCGCGCAATATGACGTGGAAGCCAGCCGTATTGCTCATGGCGTACCGGTTGGCGGCGAGCTGGAAATGGTCGACGGCACCACGTTGTCGCATTCCCTTGCCGGGCGTCATAAGATTCGTTTTTAA
- a CDS encoding YbaB/EbfC family nucleoid-associated protein: protein MFGKGGLGNLMKQAQQMQEKMQQMQEEIAKLEVTGESGAGLVKVTINGAHNCRRVEIDPSLLEDDKEMLEDLVAAAFNDAARRIEETQKEKMASVSSGMQLPPGFKMPF, encoded by the coding sequence ATGTTTGGTAAAGGCGGTCTGGGCAACCTGATGAAGCAAGCCCAGCAGATGCAAGAAAAAATGCAGCAGATGCAGGAAGAAATCGCGAAGCTGGAAGTGACCGGCGAATCCGGTGCTGGTCTGGTGAAAGTGACCATCAATGGCGCTCACAACTGCCGTCGTGTAGAGATCGACCCTAGCCTGCTGGAAGACGACAAAGAGATGCTGGAAGATTTGGTCGCTGCGGCATTCAACGACGCAGCGCGTCGCATCGAAGAAACCCAGAAAGAAAAAATGGCTTCTGTTTCCTCCGGAATGCAGCTGCCGCCAGGCTTTAAGATGCCGTTCTGA
- the dnaX gene encoding DNA polymerase III subunit gamma/tau, translated as MSYQVLARKWRPQTFADVVGQEHVLTALANGLSLGRIHHAYLFSGTRGVGKTSIARLLAKGLNCETGITATPCGVCDNCREIEQGRFVDLIEIDAASRTKVEDTRDLLDNVQYAPARGRFKVYLIDEVHMLSRHSFNALLKTLEEPPEHVKFLLATTDPQKLPVTILSRCLQFHLKALDVEQIRHQLEHILNEEHIAHEPRALQLLARAAEGSLRDALSLTDQAIASGDGQVSTQAVSAMLGTLDDDQALSLVEAMVEANGERVMALINEAAARGIEWEALLVEMLGLLHRIAMVQLSPAALGNDMAAIELRMRELARTIPPTDIQLYYQTLLIGRKELPYAPDRRMGVEMTLLRALAFHPRMPLPEPEAPRQSFAPVAPTAVMTPTQVPPQPQPAQQQAPTVPLSETTSQVLAARQQLQRAQGATKAKKSEPAAATRARPVNNAALERLASVTDRVQSRPVPSALEKAPAKKEAYRWKATTPVMQQKEVVATPKALKKALEHEKTPELAAKLAAEAIERDPWAAQVSQLSLPKLVEQVALNAWKEESDNAVCLHLRSSQRHLNNRGAQQKLAEALSTLKGSTVELTIVEDDNPAVRTPLEWRQAIYEEKLAQARESIIADNNIQTLRRFFDAELDEESIRPI; from the coding sequence ATGAGTTATCAGGTCTTAGCCCGAAAATGGCGCCCACAAACCTTTGCTGACGTCGTCGGCCAGGAACATGTGCTGACCGCACTGGCGAACGGCTTGTCGTTAGGGCGTATTCATCATGCTTATCTTTTTTCCGGCACCCGTGGCGTCGGAAAAACCTCTATCGCCCGACTGCTGGCGAAGGGACTAAACTGCGAAACCGGCATTACCGCGACGCCGTGCGGCGTATGCGATAACTGCCGTGAAATCGAGCAGGGGCGCTTTGTCGATTTGATTGAAATCGACGCCGCCTCGCGCACTAAAGTTGAAGATACCCGCGACCTGCTGGATAACGTTCAGTACGCTCCGGCGCGTGGTCGTTTTAAAGTCTATCTGATCGACGAAGTGCATATGCTGTCGCGTCACAGCTTTAACGCACTGTTAAAAACCCTTGAAGAGCCGCCAGAGCACGTCAAGTTCCTGCTGGCGACGACCGATCCGCAGAAATTGCCGGTGACGATTTTGTCACGCTGTCTGCAATTCCATCTCAAGGCGCTGGATGTCGAGCAAATTCGCCATCAGCTTGAGCACATCCTCAACGAAGAACATATCGCTCACGAGCCACGTGCGTTGCAACTGCTGGCGCGCGCCGCTGAAGGCAGCCTGCGAGACGCCTTAAGTCTGACCGACCAGGCAATTGCCAGCGGTGACGGCCAGGTTTCAACCCAGGCGGTCAGTGCGATGCTGGGTACGCTTGACGACGATCAAGCGCTGTCGCTGGTTGAAGCGATGGTCGAGGCCAACGGCGAGCGCGTAATGGCGCTGATTAATGAAGCCGCTGCCCGTGGTATCGAGTGGGAAGCGTTGTTGGTGGAAATGCTCGGCCTGTTGCACCGCATTGCGATGGTACAACTTTCGCCTGCCGCGCTGGGCAACGACATGGCCGCCATCGAGTTGCGGATGCGTGAACTTGCGCGCACCATACCGCCGACGGATATTCAGCTTTACTATCAGACGTTGTTGATTGGTCGCAAAGAATTACCGTATGCGCCGGACCGTCGTATGGGCGTTGAAATGACGCTATTGCGCGCGTTGGCGTTCCATCCGCGTATGCCGCTGCCTGAACCGGAAGCGCCGCGTCAGTCCTTTGCACCCGTCGCGCCAACGGCAGTAATGACGCCAACCCAAGTGCCGCCGCAACCGCAACCAGCGCAGCAGCAGGCACCGACTGTACCGCTCTCAGAAACCACCAGCCAGGTGCTGGCGGCGCGTCAGCAACTGCAGCGCGCTCAGGGAGCAACCAAAGCAAAAAAGAGTGAACCGGCAGCCGCTACCCGCGCGCGGCCGGTGAATAACGCTGCGCTGGAAAGACTGGCTTCGGTCACCGATCGCGTTCAGTCGCGTCCGGTGCCATCGGCGCTGGAAAAAGCGCCAGCTAAAAAAGAAGCGTATCGCTGGAAGGCTACCACTCCAGTGATGCAGCAAAAAGAAGTGGTCGCCACGCCGAAGGCGCTGAAAAAAGCGCTGGAACATGAAAAAACGCCGGAACTGGCTGCGAAGCTGGCGGCAGAAGCCATTGAGCGCGACCCGTGGGCGGCACAGGTGAGCCAACTATCGCTACCCAAACTGGTCGAACAGGTGGCGTTAAATGCCTGGAAAGAGGAGAGCGACAACGCAGTATGCCTGCATTTGCGCTCCTCTCAGCGGCATTTGAATAACCGCGGCGCACAACAAAAACTGGCTGAAGCGTTGAGCACGTTAAAAGGTTCAACGGTTGAACTGACTATCGTTGAAGATGATAATCCCGCGGTGCGCACGCCGCTGGAGTGGCGTCAGGCGATATACGAAGAAAAACTTGCGCAGGCGCGCGAGTCCATTATTGCGGATAATAATATTCAGACCCTGCGTCGATTCTTTGATGCGGAGCTGGATGAAGAAAGTATCCGCCCCATTTGA